GGCTTCTGGAACGGATCGGCGGACTTCGCCCGCACATAGCCGCTGCTCTCCGGCCGGTGCTGCCAGGCGGCGACGGTGAAGCCGGGCCAGTCCGCCAGCACGCCGTGCTTGCCCTCGTCATAGCTGGCGGGGGTGAAGATGAATTGCAGGTCGCTGCTCCTGGCCACCGGGTCCGAATGCCAGAAGCCATAGACCAGCGACGGGTTCAGGTTGACGATGCTCTTGCCGCCCGCCAGGTATTTGGCGATCTCCCAGGTGCGGCGCAGGCCGCGGGCGCGCTCGTTCAGGGTCTCGGCGTTCTTGACGCGGACGACGAAGCGCGGCGCGTAGTGGTCGCGCAGATTCTCGCCGACGCCGGCCAGTTCGTGCTGCACCGCGATACCCAGGTCCTGCAGCAGTCCCGCCGGGCCGATGCCGGAGAGTTGCAGCAGTTGCGGCGAGTTGATGACGCCGCCCGACAGGATCACCTCCCGGTTCGCCCGCGCCTCCAGGGGCGTGCCGCCCTTGCCGCCCTTATTATAGGCGATGCCGACGGCTTTCTTGCCCTCCAGCAGGATTTGGGTGGCAAAGGCGTTGGTAATGACGGTCAGGTTCGGGCGCGACTTCGCCGGGTGCAGATAGGCGCGCGCGGTGCTGACGCGGCGGCGGCCGCGGACCGTGCGCTGCACATAGCTGATGCCTTCCTGTTTGGCGCCGTTATAGTCCGGGTTCAGCGGGATGCCGATCTCCGCCGCGCCCTTGATGAAGGCGTCGCAGAGCGGGTGGCGGTAGGGCATGGTCTCGACGGTCATGCCGCCCGCGCGGCCGCGATAGGTGTCGTCGCCCTCGCCGACCCGGGCCTCGCAGCGCTTGAAATAGGGCAGCACGTCCGCATAGCCCCAGCCGCGATTGCCGAGCTGCGCCCAGTGGTCGTAGTCCAGGCGCTGGCCGCGATTGTAGATCATGCCGTTGATGGACGACGAGCCGCCCAGCGTCTTGCCCCGCGGCACCGGCATCTTGCGGCCGTTGATGTGCGGGCCGGATTCGGCCTGGTACATCCAGTTGATGGAAGAGTTGTCCAGGTTCTTGATGAAGCCCGCCGGGATGTGGATGTAGATGTTGCGGTCCGGCGGCCCCGCCTCCAGCAGGCAGACGGAATGCTGGCCGTCGGCCGAGAGCCGGTTGGCGAGAATGCAGCCGGCGGAACCGGCGCCGACGATGACGTAGTCGAACATGTCTGCCATGGCTTGGCGTTCGGCGCGCCGCTAGCGGAGCACCGCTCCCTTGTGCGTGGTCCTGGTGTTAGGGAACAAGGCTAGCCGCGGCGGCGGGCTTGTCCAGGTTTGTTGCCGCACGGCTGGACCGCCAGACTCGACCGCCCCGCCGTTTTCCCCTAATTTCCGAGCGAATCGTGCGCTTGGCGCGCCCACCCCTGTTGCGAGTCCCGTCCCATGTCCGCCATTCCCAGCTTTGCCGACGTCCACCTGGAACCGCAGAACGCGCCGCCGCCCGCCGCCGATCTGGCCGCGTGGGAGCAGGCCGCCGCGGCGGAACTGGGGCACAAGCCGGAGGCCTGGGAGACGCCGGAGGGCATCGCCGTCAAGCCGGTCTACACGGCCAAGGACCTGGAAGGCCTGGACTTCCTGAACACCATGCCGGGCATCGCGCCCTATCTGCGCGGCCCCTACCCCACCATGTATGTCAACAAGCCCTGGACGCTGCGCCAGTATGCGGGCTTCTCGACGGCGGAGGATTCCAACGCCTTCTACCGGCGCAATCTGGCGGCGGGGCAGAAGGGCCTCTCCATCGCCTTCGATCTGGCGACCCACCGCGGCTACGATTCCGACGATCCGCGCGTGGCGGCGGATGTGGGCATGGCCGGCGTCGCCATCGACTCGATCTATGACATGCGCACGCTCTTCGACGGCATCCCGCTCGACCAGATGAGCGTGTCCATGACCATGAACGGCGCCGTGCTGCCGGTGCTCGCCCTCTATATCGCCGCGGCGGAGGAACAGGGCGTGAAGCCGGAGCAACTGACCGGCACGATTCAGAACGACATTCTGAAGGAGTTCATGGTCCGCAACACCTATATCTATCCGCCGCAGCCGTCGATGCGGATCATTTCCGACATTTTCGCCTACACCTCGCAGAACATGCCGCGGTTCAACTCGATCTCGATCAGCGGCTATCACATGCAGGAGGCGGGCGCGACGGCGGACCTGGAACTCGCCTACACGCTGGCGGACGGCGTCGAGTATGTGCGGGCCGGCAAGAAGGCCGGGCTGGACGTGGACGCGTTCGCGCCGCGGCTGTCATTCTTCTGGGCCATCGGCATGAACTTCTTCATGGAAGTCGCGAAGATGCGCGCCGGGCGGCTGCTCTGGGCGAAGCTGATGCAGGCGGAAGGGGCGAAAAACCCCAAATCCCTGGCGCTCCGCACCCATTGCCAGACCAGCGGCTGGAGCCTGGCGGCGCAGGACGTGTTCAACAATGTGGTGCGCACCTGCGTCGAGGCGATGGCGGCGACCCAGGGCCACACCCAGTCGCTGCACACCAACGCGCTGGACGAGGCGCTGGCGCTGCCGACCGACTTCTCCGCCCGCATCGCCCGCAACACGCAGTTGGTGTTGCAGCAGGAAAGCGGCACCACCAAGGTGATCGACCCCTGGGGCGGCTCCTATTACGTGGAGCGGCTGACCCAGGAAGTGGCGCGCAAGGCCTGGGAGCATATCCAGGAGGTGGACGAGATGGGCGGCATGGCCAAGGCGATCGAGGCCGGCATGCCCAAGATGCGGATCGAGGAAGCCGCGGCCCGCACCCAGGCCCGCATCGACTCCGGCCGGCAGACCGTGGTCGGCGTCAACAAGTACAAGCCGACCGACGACCGGCTGGTGGATGTCCTGAAGGTCGACAACGCCGCCGTGCGCGCCGCCCAGATCGAAAAGCTGCAACGCCTGCGGGCCGAGCGCGACCAGGGCGCGGTCGACGCCGCGCTGGCGGCGCTGACCCAGGCCGCCGAAACCGGCCAGGGCAATGTGCTGGCGCTGTCGGTGGATGCGGCGCGGGCCAAGGCCACCGTCGGCGAGATCACCCAGGCGATGGAAAAGGTCTGGGGCCGCCATGTCGCGCAGATCAAGGCGATCAGCGGCGTCTATTCCCAGGAAGTCGGACAGGGGACGCCGATCGTGCAGGAGGTCCGCAAGCTGGTGGAAGCGTTCGAGGAGCAGGACGGCCGCCGCCCGCGCATCCTGATCGCCAAGATGGGCCAGGACGGCCACGACCGCGGCCAGAAGGTGATCGCCACCGCCTTCGCCGACCTGGGCTTCGACGTCGATATCGGCCCGCTGTTCCAGACGCCGGCCGAGGCCGCGCGCCAGGCGGTGGAGAACGACGTCCACATTGTCGGTGCAAGCTCGCTGGCCGCCGGCCACCTCACCCTCGTGCCGGAGCTGAAAAAGGCGCTGGCGGCCGAGGGGCGCGAGGACATCATGATCGTCGTCGGCGGCGTGATCCCGCCCCAGGACTATGACGAACTGTACGCCGCCGGCGCCGCCGCCATCTTCCCGCCCGGCACCGTGATCGCCGAGGCGGCCAAGGGCCTGCTGGAGCAGTTGAACAAGCAGCTGGGCTACGCCTGAGGCGAGACGCCGCCAGGTTTGAAATGCGGGCCGGCCGGATTCCCGGCGGCCCTTGATCCCGCCCCGCGATCGTCTCTCCCGCTTCCCCGGCCTTGAGCCGGGGTCTCTGCCGGAGAGCCGCGCTCCGGCACGGTCCAGCGGAACAGGGGGGGATGAGGATATCGGAACCGCGGCCGGTTGCGGCCAAGCCGACCCGCCGCGTCGGGCATGATGGAGAGCAATGACCATGGCAAGCACACCCTCCAAGGCGGAAGCCCTTTCGGCCTTTGCCGCCGACCTGACCTGGGAGCGCATCCCGCCGGCGGTGCGCGAGCGGGCGAAGCTGCAAATCCTGGATGCGGTCGGCACCGGCATCGCCGCCACCGCCTATCCCTTTGCGACGCGCGCGGTTGCCGGCGTGAAGGCGCTGGGCGGCCGCGGCGATTGCTCGGTCATCGGCGAGACGGAGCGGCTGAGCGCGCGCGATGCGGCGCTGGCGAACGGCATGCTGATGCACGGCCTGGACTTCGACGACACGCATCTGGGCAGCATCATCCACGCCTCGGTGGCCTGCCTGCCGGCGGCGCTGGCCATGGGCGAGGCGACCGGGGCCAGCGGCCGCGACGTGCTGGTGGCCTATATTGCCGGCATGGAAACGGCGATCCGCATCGGGCTGGCGGCCAACGGCGCCTTCCACCATGCCGGCTATCACGCGACCGCCCTCGCCTCGCACTTCAGTTCGGCGATCATCGCCGGCAAGCTGATGCGGCTGGACGCCGACGCGCTGACCATGGCCCAGGGCATTGCCGGCAGCAGCGCCGCCGGCATCCAGGTGTTTCTGGAGGAAGGCGCCTGGACCAAGCGCTTTCACCCGGGCTGGGGCGCGGTCGCCGGCATCACCGCGGCGACCTTGGCCCAGAACGGCTTTGTCGGGCCGCGGCGCCCCTATGAGGGCAAGTTCGGCCTGTTCGAGACCCATTTCCAGGAGCATATCGGCGACACCGATATCGCCAGGCTGGACGCGGGGCTGGGCGAGCGCTGGGTGCTGGCCGAGACGGCGATCAAGCCCTATCCGGTCTGCCATTTCATTCACGGCGCCGCCGATGCCGCCATCGAGCTCAGCCACGAGATCGACGCGGGCGATATCGTCGCCGTCGAGGCGCTGCTGCCGGAGCCGACCCTGCCCATCGTCGCCGAACCGCACGCGGCCAAGATCGTGCCGACCACCGACTATGAGGCGAAGTTCAGCGCGCAGTTCGTGCTGGCGACCTGCCTGGCGCACGGGCGCTTCGGCCTGGCGGAGTTGCAGGACACGGCGTTCTCCGACCGCGCCTTGCTCGACCTGGCGGCCAAGGTCGCATGCAAGGCCGACCCGGACACGGCGTTTCCCACCTATTTCTCCGGCGGCGTTGTCGTGACGCTGAAGGACGGCCGGCGGCTGGCGAAGCATGTGCCGATCAACAGCGGCGCCGGCGAGCGCGCCCTGGACGTGGACGGCGTCAGTGCGAAATACCGCGCCTGCGCCGCCATGGCCTTCGGCACCGACCAGGCCGAGCGCGTGCGCGAAATCGTGCTGCAACTGGACGAGCGGACACCCGCCGACCTGGGCGCGGCACTGCGGCCCGCCTGAGCCGGGGCGGACACCTCTGTCCCCCGGACCTGACCCGGGGCCGGCTTGAGAGACTGGCTCGGCCTATTCTGTTCCCCGGGCTTGACCCGGGGCCGGCTTGGGAGACGGGCTCGGACAGCGGTCCCGGGTCAGGCCCGGGACACACCAGACGGTAAGAGGTCCCGGCTCGCGCCCCCGAGAACGCGCAGGCGGGCGGCTCAGCCGCTGACCAGCAGACCGGCCAGCGCATCGCGGCGCTCGCGAAGGGCGGCGGCGATGCGGGGGATGCCGGTGGCCTCGATCCGGTCCGAAAGGCCGATGCCGACCAAGCCCCGCACCATGGCGCCCGCGTCGTTGAACAGCGGCACGGCGACGATGGTCACGCCGCCGATATAGGCGCCGCGGTCGATGCCATGGCCGTCGCGGCGGGTTTGCTCCACCTCCTCCATCCAGGCGGCGAAGGCCGGCGGGTTGTCCCAGTGCAGTTGCGCGAAGCGCTGGCGCAAGGTCGCCGCGTCATAGCCGTTGAAGGCGGCGACGCAGCGGCCGGTGGCGCTGATAAGCTCCGGGAAGCGGCTGCCCAGTTCCGCCGACAGGCGCAGCGGCAGGTTCGCGTGCGACAGCGCCACCACCACCATTTGCTGCGGCTCGACCAATTGCGTCGCCATGGCGGTGACGCCGAATTGCTCCGACAGCGCCGCCAGCATCGGCTGGGCCAGGGTGGCGAAGCCGTTGCGCTGAATGGCGCTGCGGGCGATGGGCAGAATGCCGACGCCGATGGAATAGCGCTTCGAGGCCGGGTCGAACTCCACCAAACCTTCCGCGGTCAGCACCCGCAGAATGTGCAGGCAGGTGCTGGGCACCAGGCCCAGGTCGCGCGCCAGCGGGTTGACGCCCATGGGCTCGGCCGCGGCGCCGAGCCGGCGCAAAATCCGGATGGCGCGGGTCACCGCCGGCACCGGCCGGTGGGTGGCACTGCTGGGCTTCGGGTCCGCCATTGAGGCTCTCCAGAGGATATATTATTGTCTATATACAATAACAATTTCATATTGACAATAAAATTTGCCGGGCGCTAGGCTGTCCACCATCGGGAGCGGCCGGCGGAGACCGGTCGGCCCGTTCCGGGAAGGAAACCGCAGATGGCCAAACTCACCGACTATCGCTCCTATCGGGACGCGCAGCGGCATTTCTCGCCCCAGGCGC
The DNA window shown above is from Alphaproteobacteria bacterium and carries:
- a CDS encoding GMC family oxidoreductase N-terminal domain-containing protein is translated as MADMFDYVIVGAGSAGCILANRLSADGQHSVCLLEAGPPDRNIYIHIPAGFIKNLDNSSINWMYQAESGPHINGRKMPVPRGKTLGGSSSINGMIYNRGQRLDYDHWAQLGNRGWGYADVLPYFKRCEARVGEGDDTYRGRAGGMTVETMPYRHPLCDAFIKGAAEIGIPLNPDYNGAKQEGISYVQRTVRGRRRVSTARAYLHPAKSRPNLTVITNAFATQILLEGKKAVGIAYNKGGKGGTPLEARANREVILSGGVINSPQLLQLSGIGPAGLLQDLGIAVQHELAGVGENLRDHYAPRFVVRVKNAETLNERARGLRRTWEIAKYLAGGKSIVNLNPSLVYGFWHSDPVARSSDLQFIFTPASYDEGKHGVLADWPGFTVAAWQHRPESSGYVRAKSADPFQKPAIQPNYLAHETDQRAVVAAMRLARSLIHSRAMAPYYDGEELPGEAVQSDDELLDAARRIGATTYHPMGTCRMSPATDPTAVVDDRLRVHGLEGLRVVDASVMPRMMSANLAAGTMMIAEKASDIILGKPALEPIITPD
- the scpA gene encoding methylmalonyl-CoA mutase, whose product is MSAIPSFADVHLEPQNAPPPAADLAAWEQAAAAELGHKPEAWETPEGIAVKPVYTAKDLEGLDFLNTMPGIAPYLRGPYPTMYVNKPWTLRQYAGFSTAEDSNAFYRRNLAAGQKGLSIAFDLATHRGYDSDDPRVAADVGMAGVAIDSIYDMRTLFDGIPLDQMSVSMTMNGAVLPVLALYIAAAEEQGVKPEQLTGTIQNDILKEFMVRNTYIYPPQPSMRIISDIFAYTSQNMPRFNSISISGYHMQEAGATADLELAYTLADGVEYVRAGKKAGLDVDAFAPRLSFFWAIGMNFFMEVAKMRAGRLLWAKLMQAEGAKNPKSLALRTHCQTSGWSLAAQDVFNNVVRTCVEAMAATQGHTQSLHTNALDEALALPTDFSARIARNTQLVLQQESGTTKVIDPWGGSYYVERLTQEVARKAWEHIQEVDEMGGMAKAIEAGMPKMRIEEAAARTQARIDSGRQTVVGVNKYKPTDDRLVDVLKVDNAAVRAAQIEKLQRLRAERDQGAVDAALAALTQAAETGQGNVLALSVDAARAKATVGEITQAMEKVWGRHVAQIKAISGVYSQEVGQGTPIVQEVRKLVEAFEEQDGRRPRILIAKMGQDGHDRGQKVIATAFADLGFDVDIGPLFQTPAEAARQAVENDVHIVGASSLAAGHLTLVPELKKALAAEGREDIMIVVGGVIPPQDYDELYAAGAAAIFPPGTVIAEAAKGLLEQLNKQLGYA
- a CDS encoding MmgE/PrpD family protein, whose amino-acid sequence is MASTPSKAEALSAFAADLTWERIPPAVRERAKLQILDAVGTGIAATAYPFATRAVAGVKALGGRGDCSVIGETERLSARDAALANGMLMHGLDFDDTHLGSIIHASVACLPAALAMGEATGASGRDVLVAYIAGMETAIRIGLAANGAFHHAGYHATALASHFSSAIIAGKLMRLDADALTMAQGIAGSSAAGIQVFLEEGAWTKRFHPGWGAVAGITAATLAQNGFVGPRRPYEGKFGLFETHFQEHIGDTDIARLDAGLGERWVLAETAIKPYPVCHFIHGAADAAIELSHEIDAGDIVAVEALLPEPTLPIVAEPHAAKIVPTTDYEAKFSAQFVLATCLAHGRFGLAELQDTAFSDRALLDLAAKVACKADPDTAFPTYFSGGVVVTLKDGRRLAKHVPINSGAGERALDVDGVSAKYRACAAMAFGTDQAERVREIVLQLDERTPADLGAALRPA
- a CDS encoding IclR family transcriptional regulator translates to MADPKPSSATHRPVPAVTRAIRILRRLGAAAEPMGVNPLARDLGLVPSTCLHILRVLTAEGLVEFDPASKRYSIGVGILPIARSAIQRNGFATLAQPMLAALSEQFGVTAMATQLVEPQQMVVVALSHANLPLRLSAELGSRFPELISATGRCVAAFNGYDAATLRQRFAQLHWDNPPAFAAWMEEVEQTRRDGHGIDRGAYIGGVTIVAVPLFNDAGAMVRGLVGIGLSDRIEATGIPRIAAALRERRDALAGLLVSG